The following proteins are encoded in a genomic region of Neomicrococcus aestuarii:
- a CDS encoding FMN-binding glutamate synthase family protein, with product MVRFLILILLASIGFATVVAAAFGSTGWWVLAAVMLALLGLAIYDSFQTKHAILRNFPVLGRMRFLLESIRPEIQQYFIERNFDGRPFDRDTRSLIYARAKGQDSHKAFGTERDVNQEGYEFLLHSTAPVSPPEKPRKVMIGGPDCKQPYGVALMNISSMSFGSLSKNAVLAMNKGAAMGGFVHETGEGGLTKYHLEYGADLFWEIGSGYFGCRTEDGKFNPERFAEKAAMPQVKAITLKLSQGAKPGLGGVLPGKKVTAEISEAREVPLGIDCISPASHSAFSSPRGLMEFVGTLRELSGGKPIGYKFCVGSRMDVLAMVKAMLATGITPDYIIIDGSEGGTGAAPLEYEDHMGTPLTEGLMLVHNALVGAGLRDRIKLGAAGKVATGSDIVKRLIQGADFTMSARAMMMATGCIQAQKCHTNECPVGVATQDPRLMRALDVTDKGNRVHNYQKLTVAEAEQIMASMGVTDIKHLNTRMLRRRTDHLTTKSYASIYNWLRPGELLVEPPRGWAADWEEADADHFGEFAALGYLEPMNTEDDDAAYINPQTTDLPVVGGRDGRVASREGKIVAQPPRDDTREKVNDRATPVVAGSGARPEGKTASREGL from the coding sequence GCAATCTTGCGAAACTTCCCCGTTCTGGGACGCATGCGGTTCCTCCTGGAATCCATTCGCCCCGAAATCCAGCAGTACTTCATTGAACGAAACTTCGACGGCCGCCCCTTCGACCGGGACACGCGTTCCCTCATTTACGCTCGCGCGAAAGGTCAGGACAGCCACAAGGCTTTCGGTACCGAGCGGGACGTGAACCAGGAGGGCTACGAATTCCTCTTGCACTCCACCGCGCCCGTGAGCCCGCCGGAGAAGCCGCGAAAGGTCATGATCGGCGGACCCGACTGCAAGCAGCCCTACGGCGTCGCGCTCATGAACATTTCCTCGATGAGCTTCGGATCGCTCTCCAAGAACGCCGTGCTGGCCATGAATAAGGGCGCCGCGATGGGTGGCTTTGTGCACGAAACCGGCGAAGGCGGGCTGACCAAGTACCACCTGGAATACGGTGCCGACCTGTTCTGGGAGATTGGCTCCGGATACTTCGGTTGCCGCACCGAGGACGGCAAGTTCAACCCGGAACGCTTCGCCGAGAAGGCTGCGATGCCGCAAGTCAAAGCCATCACGCTCAAACTCTCTCAAGGCGCTAAGCCGGGACTGGGCGGCGTGCTGCCGGGCAAGAAGGTCACCGCGGAAATCTCTGAAGCACGCGAGGTGCCGTTGGGCATCGACTGCATTTCGCCGGCCTCCCACTCGGCGTTTTCTTCGCCGCGCGGGCTCATGGAGTTCGTCGGCACGCTGCGTGAACTTTCCGGCGGCAAGCCGATTGGGTACAAGTTCTGCGTGGGGTCCCGCATGGATGTGCTCGCGATGGTCAAAGCCATGCTCGCCACTGGCATCACGCCGGATTACATCATCATTGACGGCTCCGAAGGCGGCACCGGTGCGGCTCCGCTCGAGTACGAAGACCACATGGGCACCCCGCTGACCGAGGGCCTCATGCTGGTGCACAACGCACTGGTGGGTGCGGGCTTGCGCGATCGCATCAAGCTTGGGGCTGCGGGCAAGGTCGCTACGGGTTCGGATATCGTCAAGCGCCTCATTCAGGGCGCGGACTTCACCATGAGCGCTCGCGCCATGATGATGGCCACCGGCTGCATCCAGGCCCAGAAGTGCCACACGAACGAATGCCCCGTGGGTGTTGCCACGCAGGATCCGCGCCTCATGCGCGCGCTCGATGTCACTGACAAGGGCAATCGCGTGCACAACTACCAAAAGCTCACCGTCGCGGAGGCCGAACAGATCATGGCGTCCATGGGTGTTACCGATATCAAGCACCTCAACACCCGCATGTTGCGCCGCCGCACGGACCACTTGACCACCAAGTCCTACGCTTCCATCTACAACTGGTTGCGTCCGGGCGAGCTTCTCGTGGAACCGCCGCGCGGTTGGGCTGCGGATTGGGAGGAGGCAGACGCGGATCACTTCGGTGAGTTCGCGGCCCTCGGTTACTTGGAACCAATGAACACGGAGGACGACGACGCAGCTTACATTAATCCGCAGACCACAGATTTGCCGGTGGTTGGGGGCCGTGACGGCCGAGTAGCCAGCCGTGAGGGCAAGATCGTGGCGCAGCCGCCGCGCGATGACACTCGAGAAAAGGTGAACGATCGTGCGACTCCGGTGGTTGCTGGTTCCGGCGCTCGGCCGGAAGGGAAGACCGCTTCGCGGGAAGGACTTTAG
- a CDS encoding glycerophosphodiester phosphodiesterase family protein, which translates to MKKRLSLAVTTALTAGALSFSALIAPVATAAESLFGTPEAEQPVTIGHRGAAGTAPENTVAAFKDGRAAGADFIESDVQLSADGVPFLFHDDTPARTTNVEEVFPGRENDPITSFTWAELQQLDAGSYFSEKFIGEKIPHFNDIARVATKNTGVFMEIKSPKNSPGVEKVVADALHNDPAWIKLVEAGKVEILSFDPTSNMKFAALAPEIPLQQLSSTVPDAATLALISTFADSVGTSYRTLDQAGVDRVKAAGLEIGVYTVNDIDAMEEAVAMGVERITGDYPIQFERYLDGVNPFPASRGLVITDSVNDAPGNDVQAENGEHVVVTNTGNAAVDVSGYYLRDVANNLLHIGEGYVIEPGASLQVFTGPGTNTADKFYNGKTSAILNNGGEALGFWTANHTLLDSFAN; encoded by the coding sequence ATGAAGAAGCGACTCTCCCTAGCTGTGACCACCGCTCTCACGGCCGGCGCCCTGTCTTTCAGCGCGCTCATCGCTCCAGTGGCTACCGCCGCTGAATCCCTCTTCGGTACTCCCGAGGCTGAACAGCCGGTCACCATTGGCCACCGCGGTGCCGCTGGCACCGCGCCGGAGAACACCGTGGCTGCTTTCAAGGATGGCCGTGCTGCTGGTGCGGACTTCATTGAGTCCGATGTCCAGCTGTCCGCTGATGGCGTTCCGTTCTTGTTCCACGATGACACCCCAGCGCGCACCACCAACGTTGAGGAGGTGTTCCCGGGGCGCGAGAACGACCCCATCACGTCCTTCACGTGGGCCGAGCTCCAGCAGCTGGATGCAGGTTCCTACTTCTCTGAGAAGTTCATTGGCGAGAAGATCCCACACTTCAACGACATCGCTCGCGTTGCCACCAAGAACACTGGCGTCTTCATGGAAATCAAGTCTCCTAAGAACTCCCCGGGTGTCGAAAAGGTTGTAGCTGACGCACTGCACAACGATCCAGCCTGGATCAAGCTGGTAGAAGCCGGCAAGGTGGAGATTCTGAGCTTCGATCCAACGTCCAACATGAAGTTCGCGGCACTTGCACCGGAGATTCCTTTGCAGCAGCTGTCCTCCACCGTTCCCGACGCTGCCACCTTGGCATTGATCTCCACGTTCGCTGACTCCGTGGGCACCAGCTACCGCACCTTGGATCAGGCAGGCGTAGATCGCGTGAAGGCCGCAGGCCTGGAGATCGGCGTGTACACGGTCAATGACATCGACGCGATGGAAGAAGCTGTCGCGATGGGCGTTGAGCGCATCACGGGCGATTACCCCATCCAGTTCGAGCGCTACCTCGATGGAGTCAACCCGTTCCCAGCCAGCCGCGGCTTGGTAATCACGGACTCCGTGAACGACGCTCCAGGTAACGACGTTCAGGCTGAAAACGGTGAGCACGTGGTCGTCACCAACACTGGCAACGCCGCAGTGGACGTGTCCGGCTACTACTTGCGCGATGTTGCCAACAACCTCTTGCACATCGGCGAGGGCTACGTCATTGAACCTGGCGCTTCCTTGCAGGTGTTCACCGGACCGGGAACCAACACCGCGGACAAGTTCTACAACGGCAAGACCTCCGCCATCCTCAACAACGGTGGCGAAGCCTTGGGTTTCTGGACCGCAAACCACACCCTCTTGGACTCGTTCGCGAACTAG
- the pcaDC gene encoding bifunctional 3-oxoadipate enol-lactonase/4-carboxymuconolactone decarboxylase PcaDC encodes MTQPKLVATLLTATAEDASGATGSAASTAAASEAARPVLIVGPSLGTGVKALWGPAVADLAPYFTVIGWDLPGHGDGTPVTEGFSIEELAAGVKALIEKLESEGQLDASQGLYYAGVSVGGATGYQLGISFPGLFKGIAPICTAAKIGTPEAWNERADLVEKAGTPTMVSGSALRWFAPGFIEKNPVVSTNLLHTLQDADRVSYAFVSRALAGYDVREQLGQISDPLIAIAGRHDAVCPPEDAEFAAARVQKGHSAVVETAAHLAPAEDPAATTQLLVDFFLGEGVAAGSDRLPGDTYDAGMVVRREVLGSEHVDRATSSSNAFTDEFQEMITRYAWGTIWTRPGLPRTTRSAITLTAMIAGGYWEELEMHVHAALRNGMTPEEIKEVFLQSAIYCSVPAANVAFKIGKKVLEEYEK; translated from the coding sequence ATGACCCAACCAAAACTCGTCGCCACTCTGCTCACCGCTACCGCTGAAGACGCGTCTGGCGCTACCGGTTCTGCAGCTTCAACCGCCGCGGCCTCCGAGGCAGCCCGCCCGGTGTTGATCGTCGGCCCATCGTTGGGCACCGGCGTGAAGGCGCTTTGGGGTCCGGCTGTCGCTGATCTTGCCCCGTACTTCACGGTCATCGGATGGGATCTTCCAGGTCACGGTGACGGAACTCCGGTCACGGAGGGCTTCTCGATCGAAGAGCTCGCCGCTGGCGTGAAGGCGCTCATCGAAAAGCTTGAGTCCGAAGGTCAGCTCGATGCTTCTCAGGGCCTGTACTACGCGGGTGTTTCTGTGGGTGGCGCTACCGGCTACCAGCTGGGCATCTCCTTCCCTGGCCTCTTCAAGGGCATCGCTCCTATCTGCACGGCTGCGAAGATCGGCACGCCGGAAGCGTGGAACGAGCGCGCTGACCTCGTAGAGAAGGCTGGCACGCCCACCATGGTTTCCGGTTCTGCGCTGCGTTGGTTCGCACCGGGCTTCATCGAGAAGAACCCTGTCGTTTCCACGAACCTCTTGCACACGCTTCAGGATGCCGACCGCGTTTCCTACGCTTTCGTGTCCCGCGCGCTCGCCGGGTACGACGTTCGCGAGCAGCTCGGACAGATCTCCGATCCACTCATTGCTATCGCTGGCCGACACGACGCCGTGTGCCCACCTGAGGATGCAGAGTTCGCTGCCGCTCGGGTTCAGAAGGGTCACTCCGCCGTCGTAGAGACCGCGGCTCACTTGGCTCCCGCCGAGGATCCTGCTGCCACCACTCAGTTGCTGGTTGATTTTTTCTTGGGTGAGGGCGTCGCTGCCGGCTCGGATCGGTTGCCGGGAGATACGTACGACGCCGGAATGGTGGTTCGTCGCGAAGTCCTCGGCAGCGAGCACGTTGACCGCGCAACTTCGTCTTCAAACGCTTTCACGGACGAGTTCCAGGAAATGATCACGCGCTACGCGTGGGGCACCATCTGGACGCGCCCAGGACTCCCCCGAACCACGCGCTCTGCTATCACGCTGACCGCGATGATCGCTGGAGGCTATTGGGAAGAGCTCGAGATGCACGTCCACGCCGCGCTGCGTAACGGCATGACGCCTGAGGAGATCAAGGAAGTCTTCTTGCAGTCAGCCATCTACTGCTCTGTTCCGGCCGCCAACGTTGCGTTCAAGATCGGCAAGAAGGTCCTTGAGGAGTACGAGAAGTAA